Part of the Aquamicrobium lusatiense genome is shown below.
ATTTCGCGCTCGACGATTTCCGTGCGGACCTGCTCGGGTTCGCACGCGCCAACGAGGAGGCGTTGCGGGCCGCTCCGCTGGGACTGCATGCGATCGTCCCCAACAACGTCGAGGGCAGTAGCATCGATCCTGGCGTGATATTTTGCCTTCGTCGCCGTCCAAGCAATCCGAATCCGGAGCAGGCCAAGATCAACCCTCTCGATCCGCACTATCTTGTCTATGTGAAGGATGACGGGTCGGTTCGCCTTAGCTTCGGTCAGCCCAAGCCGATTCTAGAAGCGTATCGCGCGCTCTGCCTGGGGAATACTGAGCCCTTCGAGACGCTCTGTAATGCCTTCGACGATGAGACGGACTACGGCGAGAAGATGGATCGTTACGATGGATTGATCCGCGCCGCCGTCGCCTCGATCGGCGCGACCTCAGCGACGCGCACCTTGGCAGCGCTGACGGGCTCGCGCGGCGCGCGGGTGCCCGACGGGGCCGCGCAGGCTCGCGCCAGCCTAGACTATGATCTCATTACCTGGCTTATCGTCAGGCCAATGGCGGGGGCAAAATGAGTCATCCCGCCGAACGTCTCGCTGCGATCCGCGATGCGGTTTCAGGGCTTGCCGACGCAGACCTCGCGGCGGCGGGTCGGAAGCTCCTTGATGTCATGGGCTATCGCAGTCCCAAATCCCTGGACGCTCCCACTGTTCCCGCGCAGTTCTTCGCCGCTCTCGGCATGGACGCGGCGCGTTTTGAGACGCACCGCTGGCACGCAGTGCATTTCCTTTTCCAGCTCACCGGCGACGAACTACCGGCCCTATCACGCGGCGGCGATCCGGCCACCGGCGAGAGCTTTCAGCGCGGTGCGATCGATTCCTTCGTCTTCCTCGCCATCGACCTCGACGACGACGGCTGGTCGCGCCGGCAGCTTGTGGCGATCGTGCGTGCTCTCAATCGCGGGTTCGCTATGCCCGCGATCGTGCTGTTCCGCCACGGCGGGCACGCGACCCTGACGGTGATCGACCGCCGCGCCCATCGGCGCGATGCCTCGCGGGACGTAGTCGGCGGGCGGATCAGCCTGATCAAGGACATAGATCTCGCCCGGCCTCACCGCGCCCATGTCGAAATCCTAGCCGACCTGTCGCTCGCCGCGCTCGCCGGGCGCAAGGCTCCGTCGGATTTCCGCGCGCTCTATGACCTGTGGCTAGAGACGCTGTCGGCCGCCGAACTCAATAAGCGCTTCTATGAGGAACTGGCCGACTGGTTCGCCTGGGCCAGCACCAGCGCGCCGCTTGCCTTCGCCAAGGGACAGGGCGCCGGCGAGGGCGCCAAGGAAATCGCGCTGATCCGGCTGCTCACGCGGCTGATGTTCGTCTGGTTCATCAAGGAAAAGGGCCTCGTTCCCGAGACGCTGTTCGATGGGCCTTCGCTGGCGAGGCTGCTGAAGGAGCCGCCCGCCGCCAAGCCTGGCGGCCATAGCTACTACCTCGCCATCCTCCAGAACCTGTTCTTCGCCACTCTCAACACCGAAATGCCCGAACGGCGCTGGCGGCAGGAAGATGGCGGGCAATCGAAGGACTATCTCGGCCACCACGTCTATCGCTACGCCGGCCTGTTCGCCGAGCCGGACAACGCGCTGGAAGCTTTTGCCAGCGTGCCTTTCCTCAACGGCGGCCTGTTCGAGTGCCTGGATACCGAGATCGCCAGCGGTGATCCGCGCGCGGGCCATGCCGAGCAGGAGCGCGGGCGGCTGATCCTGCGCATCGACGGCTTTTCCGATCAACCGGACAAGCAGCCGCGCCTGCCCAACGCCCTGTTCTTCGGTGGAGGCAAGAACGTCGATCTCTCCGGCTGGTTCGAAAAGGCCAAGGTGCCGCGCGACGTGCCCGGCCTGATCGACCTGTTCGAGCGTTACAAGTTCACTGTCGAGGAAAACACTCCGCTGGAGGAAGAGGCCGCACTCGATCCCGAACTGCTGGGCAAGGTGTTCGAGAACCTGCTCGCCTCCTACAACGAGGACACCAAGACCACCGCCCGCAACAAGTCGGGCAGTTTCTACACCCCGCGTGAGGTGGTCGATTTCATGGTGGACGAGGCGCTGGTCGCCTGGCTGCTGCCGAAACTGCCAAGCGAACTGGGATTGGAGTCCGACGGCGGAGACGAAGCCCGCCTCCGCGCGCTGCTCAGCTTCGCCAGCCGCTCGCACGATTTCAGTCCTGCGCAGGTGGATGCGCTGATCGCCGCCATCGAAAGTTGCAAGGCCATCGACCCAGCTGTGGGATCGGGCGCCTTCCCACTCGGCCTGCTGCAGAAACTGGTCCACATGCTCGATGTGCTGGATCCTGGCGGCGAGAAGTGGAAGGCCCGCAACCGGCTTTACTATGAGCGCCGGCTTGCCGAAGCCGATGCCATTCCAGCCGCCAATGAGCGCGCCGTCGAGATCGAGAAGGCCGAGAATGCGCTCACCGAATTCGACGCCAAGTTCGAAAGCGGCCATTACCCCGACTATACCCGCAAGCTGTTCCTGATCGACCGCTGCCTGCACGGCGTGGATATTCAGCCAATCGCCGTTCAGATCGCCAAGCTGCGCTGCTTCATCAGCCTGGCGGTCGAACAGAAGGAAAATCCCAACCGCGCCAATCGCGGCATCACGCCGCTGCCGAACCTCGAAGCTAAGTTTGTCGCCGCCAACACGCTGACGCCGTTGCACCGCCGCGGTCAGCAATTGGGGCTGGTGAGTGAGGACCTGCTGGCGAACAAACGCGCATTGCGCGAGGCCAATCGTGCTTTTTTTGCTGCACCCAATGGTGCTGCCAAACGCGCGGTGCAGAAGAAGATCACCGGACTGCGTAAGGAAATCGCGGCTGAAGCGATGCGCGACCATGCC
Proteins encoded:
- a CDS encoding Eco57I restriction-modification methylase domain-containing protein, whose amino-acid sequence is MSHPAERLAAIRDAVSGLADADLAAAGRKLLDVMGYRSPKSLDAPTVPAQFFAALGMDAARFETHRWHAVHFLFQLTGDELPALSRGGDPATGESFQRGAIDSFVFLAIDLDDDGWSRRQLVAIVRALNRGFAMPAIVLFRHGGHATLTVIDRRAHRRDASRDVVGGRISLIKDIDLARPHRAHVEILADLSLAALAGRKAPSDFRALYDLWLETLSAAELNKRFYEELADWFAWASTSAPLAFAKGQGAGEGAKEIALIRLLTRLMFVWFIKEKGLVPETLFDGPSLARLLKEPPAAKPGGHSYYLAILQNLFFATLNTEMPERRWRQEDGGQSKDYLGHHVYRYAGLFAEPDNALEAFASVPFLNGGLFECLDTEIASGDPRAGHAEQERGRLILRIDGFSDQPDKQPRLPNALFFGGGKNVDLSGWFEKAKVPRDVPGLIDLFERYKFTVEENTPLEEEAALDPELLGKVFENLLASYNEDTKTTARNKSGSFYTPREVVDFMVDEALVAWLLPKLPSELGLESDGGDEARLRALLSFASRSHDFSPAQVDALIAAIESCKAIDPAVGSGAFPLGLLQKLVHMLDVLDPGGEKWKARNRLYYERRLAEADAIPAANERAVEIEKAENALTEFDAKFESGHYPDYTRKLFLIDRCLHGVDIQPIAVQIAKLRCFISLAVEQKENPNRANRGITPLPNLEAKFVAANTLTPLHRRGQQLGLVSEDLLANKRALREANRAFFAAPNGAAKRAVQKKITGLRKEIAAEAMRDHAFADSDAKLLAAWDPFDPNAFAPFFDGEWMFGLDASADEGWFDIAFANPPYIRQEKIESFRVNNKPVIAKSQLKADYKTFAGTADIYVYFYERALRLLKPAGALAFITSNKWYRAGYGKGLREWLSANAHILKIIDFGDAPVFEAIAYPTILVGTRKPASGKPGPNEVVQSLNWAPVEGEDPKESVKRFPERFAAEAFAMPQVELSPSGWQLEPQAERDLLARLRTGGSSLDEWSQGRFYYGIKTGLNEAFVIDGAKRAELIAADPKSAEIIKPFLRGRDVKRWKVEPADKWLVFTRQGTDIDHYPAIRKYLEAYRVQLEPKPRTWDEKNGSWRGRKAGPYKWYEIQDTVAYWENFESPKIIVPEITNSNNFAFDGSGFYCVNKMSILPTERWPFLLGILNSNTILWIAETTFTTKQGGFFEFTQQFVRQLPVPSCTQAEEDMMGSVVRAITAGADRLRLEALINAFVYELFFADELHARNLRPFAAAHEAGLTNLAALEGPTLARAADDWSRCLADPAHPLYAILFDLQSIDAVRIIEGRT